From a region of the Myroides sp. JBRI-B21084 genome:
- a CDS encoding T9SS type B sorting domain-containing protein — protein sequence MRNKYLLILFLVTSFLGFSQQYNYVDIDETYTAEQLVKNVLVRSTCDLVSNVKYQYCDGSPGSKQIYPLGYFQRNGSTFGFDDGIVISTDQSYFMEGPIGNKNSGNLNNQYRWTGDQDLNDLINDAGGWPAGAPRQDIRSATIDFDFIPLQTTVNFEYIFGSNSYQGCWGRCQNAALFGAWLTDTTTGVGQNLALVPNTTDPISIATVRDEAKTNPGATAGCGTSVNPLYFGNAYGGGPNQVPNLAAPINLNGHTVPMTSLVANVIPGRKYRIKLAIIDFCNTTSHTSAVFFKAGSFDIGNLDLGKPVLIADGNGLCVGDSYTLKSGLDANLFTFEWFKDGIKIPGKTGPNLVVTETGDYYVKAFIPNVGGCILEAEPVRVEFYEYVNILAPKNLAVCPTTGTTTRIDLKDAVVGVTTNPNILYNFYLTKLDAENDTNKISDLYNLANNANVPRTIWVRAYELNNPCPFISSFTIDFINCALTLNPLPDLSICEGASVQTFDLTVQTPVVYNNAVGFAVTYHLSKPDADTGVNPIPSGNLATYNGVDGERIWVRVTDTNNPLAFGVTSFYLYRNLLPLIQSTILPVTACEIGTSGLATFDLNLAYNTIPVKSLGVGLEFYATQQDALVGNTSLMLPTSYTAAAGTIYVRVRNLDGDCFVVVPLQLQIINTPVANTLAPLTYCDLNNDGFGEFNLDVTRVLIAGNPMPANSTVTFHETQADAAANVNVISNTGAYINKVKNQQTVYARVGFTNSSCYNVVPLTLIVNKVPNINPVINLKICDINNDDVELINLRSRETDMMSGLNAANYTVTYHLTANAAMANTGAIGNTSSFSTNVSRVVYVRVTDNTTGCFVISRIDLLLVAMPTVANPLPSVYACDTDGNGFEIFDLASLKAGIIGTQQGVDVSFHYTNTDAQTGINPLADQYQNVSANVQTIFVRVYNPSTGCFVVSTLTLVVKANPVITLPSSPYVICSDTGFGTINIYLYGKALVDATGQNYGFQFFETQSDAMNNVNNIANPVAYNNLTPGNSTIWIRINDATSGCFSVYPISFQLVVPPKLPASLPKLTTCDVLGDKQDGSTFFDLTLQNAALLAAQTTQGAYQIRYYTTQASADSNTNWIVTPTQFQNTTNPQTIWVRIEDTSKPGGCSRVMSFQIEVNVPLVLKQPLPIVLCDTDLPNDGSREFNLTIREYDLFGGQPPFGATISYYLSLQAAQNGFNKIVDPTKFYNTVNPQTIYIAVENQYGCKSIATLTVRVLPLPEPNPAPTPLEACEDAIGTGMATFNLRDAEANISNYGNYTYGYYASEVGAHVGPSDLSFIPNPTNFFSQSSRVYVRVENGFTDTNERCYTVVPLDLIVNPIPKVGPMTALLACMDNPTRTTKFNLHDKDAEALAGANATDYIVRYYASLQNATDNVNPIPYTYENTTLDRQEIWVRVENKDTGCFNISSFFIQIEQAVYAFAITDTEFCETDYVNDGISLVDLSRLDAEAIGTQPQPNLVVEYRRWNGTLIPNKTSAQVFHGEVLRAIVKNANPNLLCTATVTFTVRLKDAPVVKPLVDGIVCYEYRDEWSIISGHYLETGVAEGTGYTMVWTRNGVALTPDVADVLNGGSRLFVKRGGTYTVVVTGPNGCTTTRSAVVNESPSVTIDEVKVTDSFGDTNAIEVMAYAGPGVVLEYKLDNGPWQESNIFLDVTPGEHTVYVRIEGEMCEASKVVTVMDYPKYFTPNNDGYNDTWNIWSLKNQPNAKVYVFDRFGKLIKQLSPSGPGWDGTFNGNPLPSSDYWFKAEYVDPKTGLNKEVSGHFSLKR from the coding sequence ATGAGAAACAAATATTTATTAATACTGTTTTTGGTAACAAGCTTTTTGGGGTTTAGCCAGCAGTACAATTATGTAGATATTGATGAAACTTATACGGCGGAACAGCTGGTTAAGAACGTTTTGGTGCGTTCTACTTGTGATTTGGTTTCCAATGTAAAGTATCAATATTGTGATGGAAGCCCTGGGTCTAAACAAATTTATCCGTTGGGTTATTTTCAAAGAAACGGAAGTACCTTTGGGTTTGATGATGGTATTGTTATTAGTACAGACCAATCATACTTTATGGAAGGACCAATTGGTAATAAAAACTCTGGTAATTTAAATAACCAGTACCGTTGGACAGGGGATCAAGATTTGAACGATTTAATTAACGATGCAGGTGGTTGGCCAGCAGGTGCACCACGTCAGGATATTCGTTCAGCTACAATCGATTTTGATTTTATTCCTCTACAAACAACTGTTAATTTTGAATATATATTTGGTAGTAATAGTTATCAAGGTTGTTGGGGTAGATGTCAAAATGCTGCATTATTTGGAGCTTGGTTGACAGATACTACAACAGGTGTTGGTCAAAATTTAGCTTTAGTGCCAAATACAACTGATCCAATTTCAATTGCTACTGTTCGTGATGAGGCAAAGACAAATCCTGGTGCTACTGCTGGTTGCGGTACATCGGTAAATCCACTTTACTTTGGCAATGCTTATGGTGGAGGACCAAATCAAGTACCTAATTTAGCTGCACCTATTAACCTTAATGGTCATACAGTGCCAATGACATCTTTAGTAGCAAATGTAATTCCGGGTCGTAAATACCGTATTAAATTAGCAATTATCGATTTTTGTAATACAACAAGTCACACAAGTGCTGTGTTTTTTAAAGCAGGTAGTTTTGATATTGGTAACTTAGATTTAGGTAAACCAGTACTAATTGCCGATGGTAATGGTTTGTGTGTAGGTGATAGTTATACTTTAAAGTCTGGTTTAGATGCTAATTTGTTTACATTTGAATGGTTTAAAGATGGTATTAAAATTCCTGGCAAAACAGGTCCTAATTTAGTAGTTACCGAAACAGGTGATTATTACGTTAAAGCATTTATACCAAACGTTGGGGGCTGTATTTTAGAAGCAGAACCAGTACGAGTAGAGTTTTATGAGTATGTAAATATACTAGCGCCAAAAAATTTAGCTGTTTGTCCAACTACAGGTACAACCACACGTATCGATTTAAAAGATGCTGTAGTAGGCGTAACTACGAATCCTAATATTTTGTATAATTTCTATTTAACAAAGTTAGATGCAGAAAACGATACTAATAAAATATCAGACTTATACAATTTAGCAAATAATGCCAATGTACCACGTACTATTTGGGTTCGCGCATATGAATTGAATAATCCATGTCCGTTTATAAGTTCGTTTACAATAGATTTTATCAATTGTGCCTTAACGTTAAATCCATTGCCAGATTTGTCAATTTGTGAAGGAGCAAGCGTACAAACCTTTGATTTAACAGTACAAACACCAGTAGTTTATAACAATGCAGTAGGTTTTGCGGTTACTTACCACTTAAGTAAACCCGATGCAGATACCGGTGTAAACCCAATACCAAGTGGTAATTTAGCTACATATAATGGAGTTGATGGAGAACGTATTTGGGTACGTGTAACCGATACCAATAATCCATTAGCATTTGGAGTAACCTCATTTTATTTATACCGCAATTTATTGCCATTAATACAAAGTACCATTTTACCAGTAACAGCTTGTGAAATAGGAACAAGTGGTTTGGCAACATTCGATTTAAATTTAGCTTATAATACTATCCCAGTAAAATCATTAGGTGTAGGATTAGAGTTTTATGCAACGCAACAAGATGCATTAGTAGGTAATACTTCATTAATGTTGCCAACAAGTTACACAGCAGCAGCAGGAACCATTTATGTAAGAGTACGTAATTTAGATGGCGATTGTTTTGTAGTAGTACCATTACAATTACAAATCATAAACACACCGGTAGCAAATACTTTAGCACCCTTAACGTATTGTGATTTAAACAACGATGGTTTTGGTGAATTTAATTTAGATGTAACTCGTGTTTTAATAGCAGGAAATCCAATGCCAGCTAATTCAACGGTAACATTCCACGAAACACAGGCAGATGCAGCAGCAAACGTAAATGTAATATCAAACACGGGTGCTTATATAAATAAAGTAAAAAACCAACAAACGGTTTATGCACGTGTAGGTTTTACTAACTCTAGTTGTTACAATGTTGTACCATTGACTTTAATTGTTAATAAAGTTCCTAACATCAATCCAGTTATAAATCTAAAGATATGTGACATAAATAATGATGATGTAGAATTAATCAACTTACGCAGTCGTGAAACTGATATGATGTCTGGTTTAAATGCTGCAAATTATACCGTTACTTATCACTTAACTGCAAATGCAGCTATGGCAAATACAGGAGCTATAGGAAATACATCAAGTTTTTCAACCAATGTATCACGTGTGGTTTATGTACGCGTAACAGATAACACCACAGGTTGTTTTGTAATAAGTAGAATTGATTTATTATTGGTAGCAATGCCAACTGTAGCTAACCCATTACCATCGGTTTACGCATGTGATACAGACGGTAACGGATTTGAGATATTTGATTTAGCAAGTTTAAAAGCAGGTATCATAGGTACGCAACAAGGTGTAGATGTAAGTTTCCATTACACGAATACCGATGCTCAAACCGGCATTAATCCATTAGCAGATCAATATCAAAACGTATCGGCAAACGTACAAACAATATTTGTACGTGTGTATAACCCAAGTACAGGATGTTTTGTAGTAAGTACGTTAACATTGGTAGTAAAAGCTAATCCTGTAATTACTTTACCAAGTAGTCCATATGTAATATGTAGCGATACAGGTTTTGGAACCATAAACATCTATTTATACGGAAAAGCCTTAGTAGATGCAACAGGTCAAAACTACGGTTTCCAGTTTTTTGAAACACAAAGTGACGCGATGAATAATGTGAACAACATTGCTAATCCGGTAGCATACAACAACCTTACACCAGGAAATTCAACTATCTGGATTCGTATTAATGATGCAACCTCAGGCTGTTTTTCAGTGTACCCAATCTCGTTCCAATTAGTAGTTCCACCAAAATTACCAGCAAGTTTACCAAAACTAACAACTTGTGATGTTTTAGGAGATAAACAAGATGGTTCAACGTTTTTTGATTTAACCTTACAAAACGCAGCGTTATTAGCTGCACAAACAACGCAAGGAGCATACCAAATACGTTATTATACCACGCAAGCGTCGGCAGATAGCAACACTAATTGGATTGTAACCCCAACACAATTCCAAAATACAACCAACCCACAAACTATTTGGGTGCGTATAGAGGATACATCAAAACCAGGAGGTTGTTCACGCGTGATGAGTTTCCAAATAGAAGTAAATGTACCATTGGTATTAAAACAACCATTACCAATTGTTTTATGTGATACCGATTTACCAAACGATGGTTCGCGCGAGTTTAATTTAACCATTCGCGAATACGATTTATTTGGCGGTCAACCACCATTTGGAGCAACAATAAGCTACTATTTAAGTTTACAAGCAGCACAAAACGGCTTTAACAAAATAGTAGATCCAACGAAATTCTACAACACAGTAAATCCACAAACAATTTACATAGCAGTAGAAAATCAATACGGATGTAAAAGCATTGCAACCTTAACAGTACGTGTATTACCTTTACCAGAACCAAACCCAGCGCCAACACCATTAGAAGCGTGTGAAGATGCAATAGGAACAGGAATGGCAACGTTTAATTTACGCGATGCTGAAGCAAATATCAGTAATTACGGAAATTATACATACGGATATTACGCATCAGAAGTAGGAGCACACGTAGGGCCATCAGATTTAAGTTTTATACCAAACCCTACAAATTTCTTTAGTCAAAGTTCACGCGTTTATGTACGTGTAGAAAACGGTTTTACCGACACTAATGAAAGATGTTATACCGTAGTACCGTTAGATTTAATAGTGAATCCAATACCAAAAGTAGGACCAATGACGGCATTACTAGCGTGTATGGATAACCCAACTCGCACAACGAAATTTAACTTACACGACAAAGATGCCGAAGCATTAGCAGGAGCCAACGCAACGGATTATATAGTTAGATATTATGCATCGTTACAAAATGCAACAGACAACGTAAACCCAATACCATATACTTACGAGAACACTACGTTAGATCGTCAAGAAATATGGGTGCGAGTAGAAAATAAAGACACCGGATGTTTCAATATATCAAGTTTCTTTATCCAAATAGAACAAGCAGTTTACGCATTTGCAATTACCGATACAGAATTCTGTGAAACCGATTATGTAAACGACGGAATATCGTTAGTAGATTTAAGTAGATTAGATGCCGAAGCAATAGGTACCCAACCACAACCAAATTTAGTGGTAGAATACCGCCGTTGGAACGGAACATTAATACCAAACAAAACAAGTGCACAAGTATTCCATGGTGAAGTATTAAGAGCAATAGTTAAGAATGCGAATCCAAACTTATTATGTACAGCAACTGTAACTTTTACAGTACGCTTAAAAGATGCACCAGTTGTAAAACCATTAGTAGATGGTATTGTATGTTACGAATACCGCGATGAATGGTCAATAATAAGTGGACATTATTTAGAAACAGGTGTAGCAGAAGGTACAGGTTACACAATGGTATGGACCAGAAACGGAGTAGCATTAACCCCTGATGTAGCCGATGTATTAAACGGAGGCAGCAGATTGTTTGTAAAACGCGGAGGTACTTACACGGTAGTAGTAACCGGGCCAAACGGATGTACAACAACCCGTTCAGCAGTTGTAAATGAATCGCCAAGTGTAACGATAGACGAAGTGAAAGTAACCGATAGTTTTGGCGATACCAATGCAATAGAAGTAATGGCTTATGCAGGTCCAGGTGTTGTATTAGAATACAAACTAGATAACGGTCCATGGCAAGAGTCGAACATATTCTTAGATGTAACACCAGGAGAACACACTGTTTATGTACGTATAGAAGGCGAAATGTGTGAGGCAAGTAAAGTAGTAACAGTAATGGATTATCCAAAATACTTTACACCAAACAACGACGGTTACAACGATACTTGGAACATTTGGTCGTTGAAAAACCAACCAAATGCAAAAGTTTATGTATTTGATCGCTTTGGAAAGTTAATCAAACAGTTAAGTCCATCAGGACCAGGATGGGATGGAACGTTTAATGGCAATCCGCTACCATCAAGTGATTACTGGTTCAAAGCAGAATATGTAGATCCAAAAACAGGATTAAACAAAGAAGTATCAGGACACTTCTCTTTAAAACGATAA
- a CDS encoding T9SS type B sorting domain-containing protein, translated as MQKKLFLRINSHWVVLLLFLSIFGYSQPITVSTTAYTAEQLVKDVLIKTPCAQITNVSWSTGSSFPTGDKSNGIGYFQNSNPSLDMADGIILSTGKADDAPGPRGLNGGSSTGTQNSWPDDLQLTTYMNNVLGNNDTYHNATILEFDFVPFTSEIKFNFIFASEEYGTYQCNYSDAFAFFLTNTVSNTTTNLALVPNTTDPISVVTIRDAAHNGGCASVNAQYFDSFNSTSTTNAINFNGQTKKMTAQSPVVPFTKYHIKMVIQDRGDAGVDSAVFIEGGSFNLGNLDLGNPVLIADGNGLCVGDSYTFNAGLNPNLFTFEWFKDGIKIPGQTGQTLVVTETGDYNVRAFVPNIACYFESEPVRVEFYEYVNILAPKNLAVCPTTGTTTRIDLKDAVVGVTTNPNILYNFYLTKLDAENDTNKISDLYNLANNANVPRTIWVRAYELNNPCPFISSFTIDFINCALTLNPLPDLSICEGASVQTFDLTVQTPVVYNNAVGFAVTYHLSKPDADTGVNPIPSGNLATYNGVDGERIWVRVTDTNNPLAFGVTSFYLYRNLLPLIQSTILPVTACEIGTSGLATFDLNLAYNTIPVKSLGVGLEFYATQQDALVGNTSLMLPTSYTAAAGTIYVRVRNLDGDCFVVVPLQLQIINTPVANTLAPLTYCDLNNDGFGEFNLDVTRVLIAGNPMPANSTVTFHETQADAAANVNIIKNTGAYINKVKDQQTIYVRVGFTNSSCYNVVPLTLIVNKVPKITDIRNLKVCDINNDDVELINLRSKETDMMSGLNAANYTVTYHLTANAAMANTGAIGNTSSFSTNVSRVVYVRVTDNTTGCFVISRIDLLLVAMPTVANPLPSVYACDTDGNGFEIFDLASLKAGIIGTQQGVDVSFHYTNTDAQTGINPLADQYQNVSANVQTIFVRVYNPSTGCFVVSTLTLVVKANPVITLPSRPYVICSDTGFGTINIYLYGKALVDATGQNYGFQFFETQSDAMNNVNNIANPVAYNNLTPGNSTIWIRINDATSGCFSVYPISFQLVVPPKLPASLPKLTTCDVLGDKQDGSTFFDLTLQNAALLAAQTTQGTYQIRYYTTQASADSNTNWIVTPTQFQNTTNPQTIWVRIEDTSKPGGCSRVMSFQIEVNVPLVLKQPLPIVLCDTDLPNDGSREFNLTIREYDLFGGQPPFGATISYYLSLQSAQNGFNKIVDPTKFYNTVNPQTIYIAVENQYGCKSIATLTVRVLPLPEPNPAPTPLEACEDAIGTGMATFNLRDAEANISNYGNYTYGYYASEVGAHVGPADISFIPNPTNFFSQSSRVYVRVENGFTDTNERCYTVVPLDLIVNPIPKVGPMTALLACMDNPTRTTKFNLHDKDAEALAGANATDYIVRYYASLQNATDNVNPIPYTYENTTLDRQEIWVRVENKDTGCFNISSFFIQIEQAVYAFAITDTEFCETDYVNDGISLVDLSRLDAEAIGTQPQPNLVVEYRRWNGTLIPNKTSAQVFHGEVLRAIVKNANPNLLCTATVTFTVRLKDAPVVKPLVDGIVCYEYRDEWSIISGHYLETGVAEGTGYTMVWTRNGVALTPDVADVLNGGSRLFVKRGGTYTVVVTGPNGCTTTRSAVVNESPSVTIDEVKVTDSFGDTNAIEVMAYAGPGVVLEYKLDNGPWQESNIFLDVTPGEHTVYVRIEGEMCEASKVVTVMDYPKYFTPNNDGYNDTWNIWSLKNQPNAKVYVFDRFGKLIKQLSPSGPGWDGTFNGNPLPSSDYWFKAEYVDPKTGLNKEVSGHFSLKR; from the coding sequence ATGCAAAAGAAACTATTTTTAAGAATAAATAGTCATTGGGTAGTATTACTGCTATTCCTGTCTATTTTTGGTTATAGCCAACCGATAACAGTAAGCACAACGGCTTATACAGCTGAACAGTTGGTTAAAGACGTTTTGATTAAAACTCCGTGTGCACAAATTACAAATGTAAGTTGGTCAACAGGGAGTAGTTTTCCAACAGGTGATAAGTCAAATGGTATTGGTTATTTTCAAAATTCCAATCCATCACTTGATATGGCCGATGGTATTATTCTTTCAACAGGTAAGGCAGATGATGCTCCTGGTCCAAGGGGTTTAAACGGTGGATCAAGTACAGGTACTCAAAATTCTTGGCCTGACGATTTACAGTTAACTACCTATATGAATAATGTGTTAGGAAACAATGATACATACCATAATGCTACCATATTAGAGTTTGATTTTGTGCCATTTACATCGGAGATTAAATTCAATTTTATATTTGCTTCTGAAGAATATGGTACCTATCAATGTAATTATTCTGATGCTTTTGCATTTTTTTTAACAAATACAGTTTCAAACACTACTACAAATTTAGCTTTAGTTCCAAATACAACCGATCCAATTTCGGTAGTAACCATTAGAGATGCAGCTCATAATGGAGGTTGTGCATCTGTAAATGCCCAATATTTTGATAGTTTTAATAGTACAAGTACAACTAACGCTATTAATTTTAATGGACAAACAAAAAAAATGACTGCCCAGTCGCCAGTTGTTCCTTTTACAAAATATCACATTAAAATGGTGATACAAGATAGGGGTGATGCTGGTGTAGATTCTGCAGTTTTTATTGAAGGTGGAAGTTTTAATTTAGGTAACTTAGATTTAGGTAACCCAGTATTAATTGCCGATGGTAATGGTTTATGTGTAGGCGATAGTTATACTTTTAATGCGGGTTTAAATCCTAATTTATTTACATTTGAATGGTTTAAAGATGGAATTAAAATTCCTGGTCAAACTGGTCAAACTTTAGTTGTTACTGAAACAGGTGATTACAATGTTAGAGCTTTTGTGCCTAATATAGCTTGTTATTTTGAGTCAGAACCAGTACGAGTAGAGTTTTATGAATATGTAAATATACTAGCACCTAAGAATTTAGCTGTTTGTCCAACTACAGGTACAACCACACGTATCGATTTAAAAGATGCTGTAGTAGGCGTAACTACGAATCCAAACATTTTGTATAATTTCTATTTAACAAAGTTAGATGCAGAAAACGATACTAATAAAATATCAGACTTATACAATTTAGCAAATAATGCCAATGTACCACGTACTATTTGGGTTCGCGCATATGAATTGAATAATCCATGTCCGTTTATAAGTTCGTTTACAATAGATTTTATCAACTGTGCCTTAACTTTAAATCCATTACCAGATTTGTCAATTTGTGAAGGAGCAAGCGTACAAACTTTTGATTTAACAGTACAAACACCAGTAGTTTATAACAATGCAGTAGGTTTTGCGGTTACTTACCACTTAAGTAAACCCGATGCAGATACCGGTGTAAACCCAATACCAAGTGGCAATTTAGCTACTTACAATGGAGTTGATGGAGAACGTATTTGGGTACGTGTAACCGATACCAATAATCCATTAGCATTTGGAGTAACCTCATTTTATTTATACCGCAATTTATTGCCATTAATACAAAGTACCATTTTACCAGTAACAGCTTGTGAAATAGGAACAAGTGGTTTGGCAACATTCGATTTAAATTTAGCTTATAATACTATCCCAGTAAAATCATTAGGTGTAGGATTAGAGTTTTATGCAACGCAACAAGATGCATTAGTAGGTAATACTTCATTAATGTTGCCAACAAGTTACACAGCAGCAGCAGGAACCATTTATGTACGAGTACGTAATTTAGATGGCGATTGTTTTGTAGTAGTACCATTACAATTACAAATCATAAACACACCGGTAGCAAATACTTTAGCACCCTTAACGTATTGTGATTTAAACAACGATGGTTTTGGTGAATTTAATTTAGATGTAACTCGTGTTTTAATAGCAGGAAATCCAATGCCAGCTAATTCAACGGTAACATTCCACGAAACACAGGCAGATGCAGCAGCAAACGTAAACATTATAAAAAACACAGGAGCGTATATCAACAAAGTAAAAGACCAACAAACAATTTATGTACGTGTAGGTTTTACCAACTCTAGTTGCTACAATGTTGTACCATTGACTTTAATTGTTAATAAAGTTCCTAAAATTACCGATATTCGTAATTTAAAAGTATGTGATATAAATAATGATGATGTAGAATTAATCAACTTACGCAGTAAAGAAACTGATATGATGTCTGGTTTAAATGCTGCAAATTATACCGTTACTTATCACTTAACTGCAAATGCAGCTATGGCAAATACAGGAGCTATAGGAAATACATCAAGTTTTTCAACCAATGTATCACGTGTGGTTTATGTACGCGTAACAGATAACACCACAGGTTGTTTTGTAATAAGCAGAATTGATTTATTATTGGTAGCAATGCCAACTGTAGCTAACCCATTACCATCGGTTTACGCATGTGATACAGACGGTAACGGATTTGAGATATTTGATTTAGCAAGTTTAAAAGCAGGTATCATAGGTACGCAACAAGGTGTAGATGTAAGTTTCCATTACACGAATACCGATGCTCAAACCGGCATTAACCCGTTAGCAGATCAATATCAAAACGTATCGGCAAACGTACAAACAATATTTGTACGTGTGTATAACCCAAGTACAGGATGTTTTGTAGTAAGTACGTTAACATTGGTAGTAAAAGCCAATCCTGTAATTACCTTACCAAGTAGGCCATATGTAATATGTAGCGATACAGGTTTTGGAACCATAAACATCTATTTATACGGAAAAGCCTTAGTAGATGCAACAGGTCAAAACTACGGTTTCCAGTTTTTTGAAACACAAAGTGACGCGATGAATAATGTGAACAACATTGCTAATCCGGTAGCATACAACAACCTTACACCAGGAAATTCAACTATCTGGATTCGTATTAATGATGCAACCTCAGGCTGTTTTTCAGTGTACCCAATCTCGTTCCAATTAGTAGTTCCACCAAAATTACCAGCAAGTTTACCAAAACTAACAACTTGTGATGTTTTAGGAGATAAACAAGATGGTTCAACGTTTTTTGATTTAACCTTACAAAACGCAGCGTTATTAGCTGCACAAACAACGCAAGGAACATACCAAATACGTTATTATACCACGCAAGCGTCGGCAGATAGCAACACTAATTGGATTGTAACCCCAACACAATTCCAAAATACAACCAACCCACAAACTATTTGGGTGCGTATAGAGGATACATCAAAACCAGGAGGTTGTTCACGCGTGATGAGTTTCCAAATAGAAGTAAATGTACCATTGGTATTAAAACAACCATTACCAATTGTTTTATGTGATACCGATTTACCAAACGATGGTTCGCGCGAGTTTAATTTAACCATTCGCGAATACGATTTATTTGGCGGTCAACCACCATTTGGAGCAACAATAAGCTACTATTTAAGTTTACAATCAGCACAAAACGGCTTTAACAAAATAGTAGATCCAACGAAATTCTACAACACAGTAAATCCACAAACAATTTACATAGCAGTAGAAAATCAATACGGCTGTAAAAGCATTGCAACTTTAACCGTACGTGTATTACCTTTACCAGAACCAAACCCAGCGCCAACACCATTAGAAGCGTGTGAAGATGCAATAGGAACAGGAATGGCAACATTTAATTTACGCGATGCTGAAGCAAATATCAGTAATTACGGAAATTATACATACGGATATTACGCATCAGAAGTAGGAGCACATGTAGGGCCAGCAGATATAAGTTTTATACCAAACCCTACAAATTTCTTTAGTCAAAGTTCACGCGTTTATGTACGTGTAGAAAACGGTTTTACCGACACTAATGAAAGATGTTATACCGTAGTACCGTTAGATTTAATAGTGAATCCAATACCAAAAGTAGGACCAATGACGGCATTACTAGCGTGTATGGATAACCCAACTCGCACAACGAAATTTAACTTACACGACAAAGATGCCGAAGCATTAGCAGGAGCCAACGCAACGGATTATATAGTTAGATATTATGCATCGTTACAAAATGCAACAGACAACGTAAACCCAATACCATATACTTACGAGAACACTACGTTAGATCGTCAAGAAATATGGGTGCGAGTAGAAAATAAAGACACCGGATGTTTCAATATATCAAGTTTCTTTATCCAAATAGAACAAGCAGTTTACGCATTTGCAATTACCGATACAGAATTCTGTGAAACCGATTATGTAAACGACGGAATATCGTTAGTAGATTTAAGTAGATTAGATGCCGAAGCAATAGGTACCCAACCACAACCAAATTTAGTGGTAGAATACCGCCGTTGGAACGGAACATTAATACCAAACAAAACAAGTGCACAAGTATTCCATGGTGAAGTATTAAGAGCAATAGTTAAGAATGCGAATCCAAACTTATTATGTACAGCAACTGTAACTTTTACAGTACGCTTAAAAGATGCACCAGTTGTAAAACCATTAGTAGATGGTATTGTATGTTACGAATACCGCGATGAATGGTCAATAATAAGTGGACATTATTTAGAAACAGGTGTAGCAGAAGGTACAGGTTACACAATGGTATGGACCAGAAACGGAGTAGCATTAACCCCTGATGTAGCCGATGTATTAAACGGAGGCAGCAGATTGTTTGTAAAACGCGGAGGTACTTACACGGTAGTAGTAACCGGGCCAAACGGATGTACAACAACCCGTTCAGCAGTTGTAAATGAATCGCCAAGTGTAACGATAGACGAAGTGAAAGTAACCGATAGTTTTGGCGATACCAATGCAATAGAAGTAATGGCTTATGCAGGTCCAGGTGTTGTATTAGAATACAAACTAGATAACGGTCCATGGCAAGAGTCGAACATATTCTTAGATGTAACACCAGGAGAACACACTGTTTATGTACGTATAGAAGGCGAAATGTGTGAGGCAAGTAAAGTAGTAACAGTAATGGATTATCCAAAATACTTTACACCAAACAACGACGGTTACAACGATACTTGGAACATTTGGTCGTTGAAAAACCAACCAAATGCAAAAGTATATGTATTTGATCGCTTTGGAAAGTTAATCAAACAGTTAAGTCCATCAGGACCAGGATGGGATGGAACGTTTAATGGCAATCCACTACCATCAAGTGATTACTGGTTCAAAGCAGAATATGTAGATCCAAAAACAGGATTAAACAAAGAAGTATCAGGACACTTCTCTTTAAAACGATAA